In the genome of Triticum urartu cultivar G1812 chromosome 5, Tu2.1, whole genome shotgun sequence, one region contains:
- the LOC125508753 gene encoding leucine-rich repeat extensin-like protein 5 has translation MASSLVWSRRALVVMEVAAMVLAAQSSEAAARSGGADEGELRFPGFPGGRQRNPGFPGVPGGRVASPPASRFKPSSPPPSPPPPLQSSPAISPPCVSSGAPSQPALQPLPGFPGLQQPGNGGGSASSPADCVTPLAGLMTCASFLTGSEPDTPTPQSECCSGLGMFLNSTAAVDDRSLRCLCPVILGDVNRMLPKPIDPVRMMYLPISCGVVLPPQVLFICFTGQPTPPVVSRIPDSWMTPASSALTP, from the exons ATGGCGTCATCGTTGGTGTGGTCGAGGCGCGCGCTGGTCGTGATGGAGGTGGCTGCGATGGTGCTGGCGGCGCAGTCgtcggaggcggcggcgaggagcggcGGGGCCGACGAAGGCGAGCTTCGGTTCCCGGGGTTCCCGGGCGGCAGGCAGCGCAACCCTGGCTTCCCGGGGGTGCCCGGGGGCAGGGTAGCGTCGCCGCCAGCGTCTCGCTTCAAgccgtcctcgccgccgccgtcgccgccgccgccgttgcagTCGTCGCCCGCTATTAGCCCACCGTGCGTCAGCAGCGGGGCGCCTTCGCAGCCGGCGCTGCAGCCGCTGCCCGGGTTCCCAGGCCTGCAGCAGCCGGGCAACGGCGGCGGGTCGGCGTCGTCGCCGGCGGACTGCGTGACGCCGCTGGCGGGGCTGATGACGTGCGCGTCGTTCCTGACGGGGAGCGAGCCGGACACCCCGACGCCGCAGAGCGAGTGCTGCAGCGGGCTGGGCATGTTCCTCAACAGCACGGCGGCGGTGGACGACCGCTCGCTGCGGTGCCTGTGCCCGGTCATCCTCGGCGACGTCAACCGCATGCTGCCCAAGCCCATCGACCCCGTCCGCATGATGTACCTCCCCATCTCCTGCGGCGTCGTCCTCCCCCCTCAAGTCCTCTTCATCTGCTTCA CTGGACAGCCAACGCCACCCGTGGTCTCGCGCATCCCCGACTCCTGGATGACGCCAGCTTCATCAG CATTGACACCTTGA